From the Manihot esculenta cultivar AM560-2 chromosome 3, M.esculenta_v8, whole genome shotgun sequence genome, one window contains:
- the LOC110612185 gene encoding stem-specific protein TSJT1 isoform X1 → MLGVFSSAIVSPPEELVAAGCRTPSPKITSDALMKRFVDTNPSVVSLQIGDNAQLAYTHHSESLLQPRSFAVKDDIFCLFEGALDNLGSLRQQYGLAKSANEVILVIEAYKALRDRAPYPPNHVVGHLSGRFAFIVFDNATSTLFVASDQFGKVPLYWGITADGYVAFADNIELLKGACGKSLASFPQGCFYSTAVGELRSFENPKNKITAVPAEEEEIWGATFKVEGPAVLAARE, encoded by the exons ATGTTGGGTGTGTTTAGCAGCGCCATCGTTTCTCCGCCAGAAGAGCTAGTGGCAGCGGGATGCCGGACGCCATCTCCGAAGATAACTTCGGATGCGCTGATGAAGCGCTTTGTCGACACTAACCCCTCCGTTGTATCCTTACAGATCGGAGACAACGCGCAGTTGGCCTACACCCACCATAGCGAGTCCTTGCTGCAGCCCAG ATCATTCGCAGTTAAGGATGATATCTTCTGCTTGTTTGAAGGAGCGTTGGACAACTTGGGAAGTCTAAGGCAACAATATGGTCTTGCCAAGTCTGCAAATGAAGTGATTTTGGTAATTGAGGCTTACAAGGCTCTTCGTGACAGGGCACCCTATCCTCCCAACCATGTTGTTGGTCATCTTAGTGGGAGGTTTGCTTTCATCGTCTTTGACAACGCTACTTCCACCTTGTTTGTGGCTTCT GATCAATTTGGGAAGGTTCCTCTGTACTGGGGAATCACTGCTGATGGATACGTGGCCTTTGCCGACAATATTGAGTTGCTTAAGGGTGCTTGTGGCAAGTCCCTTGCTTCTTTCCCACAAG GATGCTTCTACTCGACAGCAGTGGGAGAACTGAGAAGCTTTGAGAATCCTAAAAACAAGATCACTGCAGTTCCTGCTGAGGAGGAAGAGATATGGGGTGCTACTTTCAAG GTGGAAGGACCAGCAGTTCTTGCAGCCAGAGAGTAG
- the LOC110612185 gene encoding stem-specific protein TSJT1 isoform X2 — translation MLGVFSSAIVSPPEELVAAGCRTPSPKITSDALMKRFVDTNPSVVSLQIGDNAQLAYTHHSESLLQPRSFAVKDDIFCLFEGALDNLGSLRQQYGLAKSANEVILVIEAYKALRDRAPYPPNHVVGHLSGRFAFIVFDNATSTLFVASDQFGKVPLYWGITADGYVAFADNIELLKGACGKSLASFPQGCFYSTAVGELRSFENPKNKITAVPAEEEEIWGATFKQL, via the exons ATGTTGGGTGTGTTTAGCAGCGCCATCGTTTCTCCGCCAGAAGAGCTAGTGGCAGCGGGATGCCGGACGCCATCTCCGAAGATAACTTCGGATGCGCTGATGAAGCGCTTTGTCGACACTAACCCCTCCGTTGTATCCTTACAGATCGGAGACAACGCGCAGTTGGCCTACACCCACCATAGCGAGTCCTTGCTGCAGCCCAG ATCATTCGCAGTTAAGGATGATATCTTCTGCTTGTTTGAAGGAGCGTTGGACAACTTGGGAAGTCTAAGGCAACAATATGGTCTTGCCAAGTCTGCAAATGAAGTGATTTTGGTAATTGAGGCTTACAAGGCTCTTCGTGACAGGGCACCCTATCCTCCCAACCATGTTGTTGGTCATCTTAGTGGGAGGTTTGCTTTCATCGTCTTTGACAACGCTACTTCCACCTTGTTTGTGGCTTCT GATCAATTTGGGAAGGTTCCTCTGTACTGGGGAATCACTGCTGATGGATACGTGGCCTTTGCCGACAATATTGAGTTGCTTAAGGGTGCTTGTGGCAAGTCCCTTGCTTCTTTCCCACAAG GATGCTTCTACTCGACAGCAGTGGGAGAACTGAGAAGCTTTGAGAATCCTAAAAACAAGATCACTGCAGTTCCTGCTGAGGAGGAAGAGATATGGGGTGCTACTTTCAAG CAATTGTGA